Proteins encoded together in one Candidatus Hydrogenedentota bacterium window:
- a CDS encoding RluA family pseudouridine synthase, producing MKSSRTLIVKERTALLRYLQSQYPETKRTALKQLLRHRAVFVNGNPVTRHDHVLEPKDRVVIERGAPAPVCKPSATMPEIVFEDRHIIVVNKPEGLLTIATEKETHRTAYRQVMAYVQEDRPHRGERIFIVHRLDRDTSGLLVFARTEEAKRAMQQNWESAEKKYYAVVEGVPREASGTIRSHLREHPKSLRMHSAPPSDEAKLAITKYLLIRSTRHFSLLEVKLETGRKNQIRAHLSEHGNPIVGDKKYDAHGNPIKRLGLHAYYLAFPHPISGKRLVFKTAIPEEFESLVNEEPGIGYRVSGFGHAKKGERIGKSRSPVETLQAKTSRMGNRRRSGIGFRVSGFGNAKKRRKER from the coding sequence ATGAAATCGTCCCGCACGCTTATCGTGAAGGAGCGCACCGCGTTACTGCGTTACCTTCAGTCGCAGTACCCGGAAACAAAGCGGACCGCGCTCAAGCAGTTGCTCAGACACAGGGCGGTGTTCGTGAATGGGAACCCCGTCACACGCCACGACCACGTGCTCGAACCCAAGGATAGGGTTGTCATCGAGCGCGGGGCGCCGGCGCCGGTCTGCAAGCCAAGCGCGACAATGCCGGAGATCGTGTTCGAAGATCGGCACATCATAGTCGTCAACAAACCGGAAGGGTTGCTGACGATCGCGACGGAAAAGGAAACGCACCGGACTGCGTACCGGCAGGTGATGGCATACGTGCAGGAGGACCGCCCGCACCGGGGCGAGCGCATTTTCATCGTTCACCGGCTCGACCGCGACACGTCGGGCCTGCTCGTATTTGCGCGCACGGAGGAGGCCAAGCGTGCGATGCAGCAGAACTGGGAGAGCGCGGAGAAGAAGTACTACGCCGTCGTGGAAGGCGTGCCCCGCGAAGCGTCCGGGACCATTCGCTCCCATCTTCGCGAGCATCCGAAGAGTTTGCGTATGCACAGCGCCCCGCCATCGGACGAAGCGAAGTTGGCGATTACAAAATATCTCCTGATCCGAAGCACGCGGCATTTCTCTCTGCTTGAAGTAAAGTTAGAGACGGGTCGCAAGAACCAAATACGCGCACACCTGTCCGAACACGGCAATCCAATCGTCGGCGACAAGAAATATGATGCGCACGGCAATCCTATAAAGCGGCTTGGATTGCATGCGTACTACCTGGCGTTTCCGCATCCGATCTCCGGCAAGCGGTTGGTGTTCAAGACGGCCATACCGGAGGAATTCGAGTCGCTGGTGAATGAGGAGCCGGGTATCGGGTATCGGGTTTCGGGTTTCGGGCACGCGAAGAAGGGGGAGCGCATCGGGAAGTCGCGTAGTCCTGTCGAAACTCTACAAGCGAAGACGTCGAGAATGGGGAATCGGAGGAGATCGGGTATCGGGTTTCGGGTTTCGGGTTTCGGGAACGCGAAGAAAAGAAGGAAGGAGCGATGA
- a CDS encoding ATP-dependent metallopeptidase FtsH/Yme1/Tma family protein has protein sequence MNGIFKQLSLWVVFLIIVVLLLTTLNKGQTPKGQFGPEEFTAQLEQGNVKRIQISMGGEKGIYTVKGELIQEVDGRKSFSFNSLEKYANEYYEKAMEKGIPADVDKESSGILVSILINIVPLILIVAVFWFFMFRQMQGGSNKALSFGKSRARLVNHSDKVVTFDDVAGVDEAKEELQEIIEFLKEPKKFSRLGGKIPKGVLLVGPPGSGKTLLARAVAGEAHVPFFSISGSDFVEMFVGVGASRVRDLFQQGQKHAPCIIFIDEIDAVGRQRGAGLGGGHDEREQTLNQLLVEMDGFNTSEGVILMAATNRPDVLDRALLRPGRFDRQIVVANPDIKGREAILGIHIRNNGVPCDQTVSVNTLARGTSGFSGADLANMVNEAALLAARRNQDKVTAQDFEDAKDRVLMGPERRSLVLSAKEKKNTAFHEAGHVIVGRLLPHADPVHKVTIIPRGPALGVTSMIPLEDRYSYSKEYCLAALRMMMGGRAAEDVMFGQFSSGAAGDLKSATELAHRMVCQWGMSEMGPISFGSNTEVFLGRDFMRERDFSEETASAIDKAIHKLLEDAYGDAKKMLIEHKNILVALSEELYERETLDAEEIDDLFRKHGLGHLLPVKKESPPGTPPKGIEVAPDKKAAREPEVGGGLGPGDMVPGPA, from the coding sequence ATGAATGGAATTTTCAAGCAGTTGTCCCTCTGGGTCGTTTTTCTCATTATCGTGGTCCTACTCCTCACGACCCTCAACAAAGGGCAGACCCCCAAGGGACAGTTCGGCCCGGAAGAGTTCACTGCGCAACTCGAGCAGGGCAATGTGAAACGCATCCAAATTAGTATGGGTGGCGAAAAGGGCATTTACACCGTCAAAGGAGAGCTAATACAGGAAGTCGACGGTCGCAAAAGCTTTTCATTCAATTCGCTCGAAAAGTACGCGAACGAATATTACGAAAAGGCCATGGAGAAGGGCATTCCAGCCGACGTAGACAAGGAGTCCTCCGGCATTCTCGTATCGATACTGATCAATATCGTGCCGCTCATTCTTATCGTGGCCGTGTTCTGGTTCTTCATGTTCCGCCAGATGCAGGGCGGCAGCAACAAGGCGCTGTCCTTTGGCAAGAGCCGCGCGCGTCTGGTCAACCACAGCGACAAGGTCGTCACGTTTGACGACGTTGCCGGCGTGGACGAGGCGAAGGAAGAGTTGCAGGAGATCATCGAGTTCCTGAAGGAACCGAAAAAGTTCTCGCGGCTCGGCGGCAAGATTCCCAAGGGCGTGCTGCTCGTCGGCCCTCCGGGATCGGGGAAGACGCTGCTTGCGCGCGCGGTCGCGGGCGAAGCGCACGTTCCGTTCTTCAGCATCAGCGGCTCGGATTTCGTCGAGATGTTCGTCGGCGTCGGCGCGAGCCGCGTGCGCGACCTGTTCCAGCAGGGGCAGAAGCACGCGCCGTGCATCATCTTCATCGACGAAATCGACGCGGTCGGCCGCCAGCGCGGCGCGGGCCTCGGCGGCGGCCACGACGAGCGCGAGCAAACCTTGAATCAGTTGCTCGTCGAGATGGACGGCTTTAACACGAGCGAGGGCGTCATCCTCATGGCCGCGACCAACCGGCCGGACGTGCTCGACCGCGCACTGCTTCGCCCGGGCCGCTTCGACCGGCAGATCGTCGTCGCAAACCCCGACATCAAGGGCCGCGAAGCGATCCTCGGCATCCACATCCGCAACAACGGCGTGCCCTGCGACCAAACCGTTTCCGTCAATACCCTCGCGCGCGGCACCTCCGGCTTCTCCGGCGCGGACCTTGCGAACATGGTGAACGAAGCCGCGCTGCTCGCCGCGCGCCGCAACCAGGACAAAGTCACCGCGCAGGACTTCGAGGACGCCAAGGACCGCGTGCTGATGGGACCGGAGCGGCGTTCGCTCGTTTTGAGCGCGAAGGAAAAGAAGAACACTGCGTTTCACGAAGCGGGTCACGTGATCGTGGGCCGACTCTTGCCGCACGCGGACCCCGTGCACAAGGTGACGATCATTCCGCGCGGGCCGGCGCTCGGCGTCACCAGCATGATCCCGCTCGAGGACCGCTACTCGTACTCGAAGGAATACTGCCTCGCCGCGCTCCGCATGATGATGGGCGGGCGCGCCGCGGAAGACGTCATGTTTGGCCAATTCAGCAGCGGCGCCGCGGGCGACCTCAAGAGCGCGACCGAACTCGCGCACCGCATGGTCTGCCAGTGGGGCATGAGCGAGATGGGCCCCATTTCCTTCGGGTCGAATACGGAGGTGTTCCTGGGCCGTGACTTCATGCGCGAGCGCGATTTCAGCGAGGAGACTGCGTCGGCCATCGACAAAGCCATCCACAAGCTCCTCGAAGACGCCTACGGCGATGCGAAGAAGATGCTCATCGAGCACAAGAACATCCTCGTCGCGCTCTCCGAGGAACTCTACGAGCGCGAAACGCTCGACGCCGAGGAGATCGACGACCTCTTCCGCAAGCACGGCCTCGGTCATCTGTTGCCGGTGAAGAAAGAATCGCCTCCGGGCACCCCGCCCAAAGGCATCGAAGTCGCGCCCGACAAGAAAGCCGCGCGCGAACCCGAAGTCGGCGGCGGCCTCGGCCCCGGCGATATGGTCCCCGGCCCGGCGTGA
- the folP gene encoding dihydropteroate synthase, translating into MAQVTRMGAPSVARETLIMGVLNVTPDSFSDGGKYSSAEAAVAHAREMAAEGAHIVDVGGESSRPGAEPLDPNEEQGRVLPVIEQIAAERIPISIDTYHADTARRALSLGAGMVNDITALRGDPGMAEVVAEAACTCVLMHMLGTPRTMQRAPRYNDVVDDICRFFDERIRYATKTGIREEAIWLDPGFGFGKTPAHNLEILRRLSEFKKFGRPILIGTSNKSTIGEVLGVAVDDRMEGTAATVAIAIAHGADAVRVHDVKRMARVAKMTDAIVRGTYSE; encoded by the coding sequence ATGGCGCAGGTGACTCGGATGGGGGCCCCGTCTGTCGCGCGCGAGACGCTCATCATGGGGGTGTTGAACGTCACGCCGGATTCGTTTTCGGACGGCGGGAAATATTCGAGCGCAGAAGCCGCAGTGGCGCACGCGCGCGAGATGGCCGCCGAGGGTGCGCACATCGTCGACGTCGGCGGCGAGTCGTCCCGGCCAGGCGCGGAGCCGCTCGACCCGAACGAAGAACAAGGCCGCGTGCTCCCGGTCATCGAGCAGATCGCGGCGGAGCGCATTCCCATTTCCATCGACACGTATCACGCTGACACCGCGCGCCGCGCGCTTTCCCTTGGCGCGGGCATGGTGAACGATATCACGGCGCTGCGCGGCGATCCGGGCATGGCGGAGGTTGTCGCGGAAGCAGCGTGTACGTGTGTGCTGATGCACATGCTCGGAACGCCGCGCACCATGCAGCGCGCCCCGCGCTACAACGACGTGGTCGATGACATTTGCCGGTTCTTCGACGAGCGAATCCGCTACGCGACGAAGACGGGCATTCGCGAAGAGGCAATTTGGCTCGACCCGGGCTTCGGCTTTGGAAAAACCCCCGCGCACAACCTCGAGATCCTGCGCCGCCTTTCCGAATTCAAGAAGTTCGGCAGGCCGATTTTGATCGGCACGTCCAATAAGTCGACAATTGGGGAGGTACTCGGTGTTGCCGTCGACGATCGCATGGAGGGGACGGCGGCAACGGTGGCCATCGCCATCGCCCACGGCGCGGACGCGGTACGCGTCCATGACGTGAAGCGGATGGCGCGCGTCGCCAAGATGACCGATGCTATTGTTAGAGGGACGTATAGTGAATGA
- the glmM gene encoding phosphoglucosamine mutase, with protein sequence MSDRMFGTDGIRGVANMAPVNVETVLKVGRAAGYLYQQEARRHTILIGKDTRISGYMVENALTAGLCSMGVNVLLTGPLPTPGVSYIMRSLRCDGAIMISASHNAFQYNGIKFFARDGFKIADEVEDEIEKLVISGEIDNMRPTAGEIGTARRIDDAVGRYIEFAKATFPKGMRLDGLKIVVDTANGASYKCGHYTFSELGAEVIPIHNNPNGRNINENCGSVHPEEMRATVIRERADVGIAFDGDGDRIVMADGDGRMLDGNALLSILGVDLLEREALPGKAIATNIMANGGLAKAIETHGGSVVWTKVGDRFVVEALRERGLTIGGEASGHMVMLDHNVTGDALIAALQILATMIRRDQPLASLASVYQPMPEANQSVPLNGKPVPSEEVIDSVRKDAEDELVGTGRVVIRPSGTEPVIRIMVQHEKAKVAEGLAKQLAKKIAAL encoded by the coding sequence ATGAGTGACCGTATGTTTGGGACCGACGGTATCCGCGGCGTGGCGAACATGGCGCCGGTGAACGTTGAGACCGTATTGAAAGTAGGCCGCGCGGCGGGATACCTGTACCAGCAGGAAGCGCGCCGCCACACCATCCTCATCGGCAAGGACACGCGCATTTCCGGCTATATGGTCGAGAACGCGCTGACCGCCGGGCTGTGTTCGATGGGAGTGAACGTGCTCCTGACCGGCCCGTTGCCGACGCCGGGCGTGTCGTACATCATGCGCAGCCTGCGCTGCGACGGCGCAATCATGATCAGCGCATCGCACAACGCATTCCAATACAACGGAATCAAGTTCTTCGCGCGCGACGGCTTTAAGATTGCCGACGAAGTCGAGGACGAGATCGAGAAGCTCGTCATCAGCGGCGAGATCGACAACATGCGTCCGACCGCGGGCGAGATCGGGACCGCGCGCCGCATCGACGACGCCGTCGGGCGCTACATCGAATTCGCCAAGGCGACATTCCCGAAGGGCATGCGGCTGGACGGCCTCAAGATTGTTGTCGATACCGCCAACGGCGCGTCGTACAAGTGCGGGCACTATACGTTCAGCGAACTGGGCGCGGAAGTCATTCCGATTCACAACAATCCGAACGGCCGCAACATCAACGAGAATTGCGGATCGGTCCATCCCGAAGAAATGCGCGCAACGGTCATTCGCGAGCGCGCGGACGTCGGCATCGCGTTCGACGGCGACGGCGATCGCATTGTCATGGCGGACGGCGACGGCCGCATGCTCGACGGCAACGCGCTGCTCTCCATTCTTGGCGTTGATCTGCTTGAACGCGAGGCCCTGCCCGGAAAAGCAATAGCGACGAACATCATGGCGAACGGCGGTCTCGCGAAGGCAATCGAAACGCACGGCGGCAGCGTCGTGTGGACCAAAGTCGGCGACCGCTTTGTGGTTGAAGCATTGCGCGAACGCGGCCTCACGATTGGCGGGGAAGCCTCCGGTCACATGGTCATGCTCGATCATAACGTCACCGGCGACGCCCTCATTGCGGCGCTTCAAATCCTCGCCACGATGATCCGCCGCGATCAACCGCTTGCCAGCCTCGCGTCCGTTTACCAACCCATGCCTGAAGCGAACCAATCCGTCCCGCTCAACGGCAAACCCGTTCCCAGCGAAGAGGTCATCGACTCCGTCCGCAAAGACGCCGAAGACGAACTTGTCGGCACCGGCCGCGTGGTAATCCGCCCCTCGGGTACCGAACCTGTCATTCGCATCATGGTGCAGCACGAAAAAGCGAAAGTGGCCGAAGGATTGGCGAAACAACTGGCGAAGAAAATCGCTGCGCTGTGA